One window of Mesoplasma syrphidae genomic DNA carries:
- a CDS encoding ATP-binding cassette domain-containing protein, which yields MKEKARKTVESEAKSIVHVKNISKTFGKNNWAIKNASFTIYSNECISLLGSNGSGKTTLMSLIANSIELTLGEINYSFEEKELSQAIGFQNRDQDWPMGFLVKDITAIWIATYEVIDQDWVNYLKDVFGINQIWHNYLSKQSMVTKQLFALFLVFLYKPELILVDQLSSDIDWKYSEKISKLMSEYVKKGNTLILNSPSPYFLDHLSTRVIYISGGEIIDDLSKTEIKREYKTVMNYSKTLLKEEIIKERTSNNRKKVFAPFVNKLNTYILQLQDAIKSYVDYSNFALSKLEEELVNSVFAVASLKEIVGNFYKQKTDKNAIKGVVKIIKDTKKVLLKARKHAKISDSLLSSRVVKILKAITKYLENDLTAIFVSEKALYQQNDEQNNLSLKERQHLKRLKRKYIQEEIRHLKTAARRQKLKQTLRIKRLKSEQ from the coding sequence ATGAAAGAAAAGGCAAGAAAAACGGTAGAATCAGAAGCCAAATCAATTGTACATGTAAAGAATATATCCAAAACTTTTGGAAAGAACAATTGAGCAATTAAGAATGCCAGTTTTACAATTTATTCTAATGAATGTATTTCATTACTTGGAAGTAATGGTAGTGGTAAAACAACTTTAATGAGTTTAATAGCTAATAGTATTGAACTGACTTTAGGAGAGATTAATTATTCATTTGAAGAAAAAGAACTAAGTCAAGCTATTGGTTTTCAAAATCGTGATCAGGATTGACCGATGGGTTTTTTGGTTAAAGATATAACGGCAATTTGGATTGCAACATATGAAGTCATTGACCAGGATTGAGTCAATTACTTGAAAGATGTTTTTGGAATTAATCAAATTTGACATAATTACTTATCAAAGCAATCTATGGTAACGAAGCAGCTGTTTGCTCTATTTTTAGTTTTTTTGTATAAGCCGGAATTAATTTTGGTTGATCAGCTGTCTTCTGATATCGATTGAAAATACTCTGAAAAAATTAGCAAACTAATGTCAGAATATGTCAAAAAAGGAAACACGCTAATTTTAAACTCTCCAAGTCCTTACTTTTTGGACCATTTGTCAACTAGAGTAATTTATATCAGTGGTGGAGAAATTATTGACGATTTAAGCAAAACTGAGATCAAACGTGAGTACAAAACTGTAATGAATTATAGTAAGACTTTACTTAAAGAAGAAATAATTAAAGAGCGCACTTCAAATAATAGAAAAAAAGTTTTTGCTCCATTTGTTAACAAACTGAATACATATATACTGCAGCTACAGGACGCTATTAAAAGCTACGTTGATTATAGCAATTTTGCGTTAAGTAAGCTTGAAGAAGAACTTGTAAACAGTGTATTTGCAGTTGCTAGTTTAAAAGAAATTGTAGGAAATTTTTATAAACAAAAAACTGACAAAAACGCAATTAAGGGTGTTGTAAAAATAATTAAGGATACAAAAAAAGTTTTGCTCAAAGCTCGTAAGCATGCTAAAATTAGTGATTCCTTATTAAGTAGCCGAGTGGTTAAAATTTTAAAAGCAATTACTAAATATTTGGAGAATGATTTGACAGCAATTTTTGTAAGTGAGAAAGCTCTTTATCAACAAAATGATGAGCAAAATAATTTATCACTTAAGGAGCGTCAACATTTGAAGCGTCTGAAGCGAAAATACATTCAAGAGGAAATTCGCCATTTGAAGACAGCCGCCCGTCGCCAAAAACTAAAACAAACTTTACGTATAAAACGTTTGAAGAGTGAACAATAA
- a CDS encoding fructose-specific PTS transporter subunit EIIC, translating to MKDSIFSTEYIFLDQEFSSKERVFSFIASQALKLNLVSNKEALVKGFLDREKEGSTGFEDGFAIPHARIMEIKKSAVFVVRLKSPIDWNSLDGKPTKIAIALMIPEGPSGEEHLTILSSIAMKLLNTDFKRKILSTNSNKEVLELLQQVETKENIASNDKKTSNDGLKIVAITACITGIAHTYMAEEKLLSEVPKMGHSIRIETQGSKGVGTPLKPQEIADADLVIFATDTSVDKTRFAGKKVYQTKVAKAMKDPQGTVKLAIAEATLQKGENPSFQTKNRVSGEKEGVMQHIMAGISYMIPIIVLGGICLAFSIGLAKAIWGPEAGTAGPNDQYKWGILNVMNLVGSAAFAMMIPILGGFIANSIAGRAAIVPAMVGAFLGNNPDNFMPMPGMDAVATPAGFLGAIAAGLLAGYTVKWINTWNVPKTLQAAMPIFFIPIVVGLGIGLLFIYVIGGPIGYVMDQISIGFKNAYNSELGVWAGLGLGMALGAMAGFDMGGPINKIAFVTGSALVTAKIYEPMGAIAAAIPVAPLGMGLTTIIVPKFFDKDTRNLGVAAIIMGCIGISEGAIPFAIRDPKRAVVSNVLGSAVAGGIAGALMVTNAAAHGGPIVAILGAVPYGVETLYFFIAIAAGVATTASVYSFWLLTDAGKPGSVKETHVAYLLSLNSEKKVALADINEKIKTAKVTAKFAVKDAKMKNENADAILFSLSKTLKVLVDKKAMIIEKYKSDVEKAKMAYKEISKLESEFVKTKNEQVKKFVAQNTEDYQTKLSKINSDFKNNKFATNKMQVHQNKSNLLEAKQELKEQKQSSFIQYQTNLRKQFVEKYYQSAK from the coding sequence ATGAAAGATAGTATTTTTAGTACTGAGTACATATTTCTTGATCAGGAATTTAGTTCTAAAGAAAGAGTTTTTAGTTTTATTGCAAGTCAAGCTTTAAAACTAAATTTGGTTTCTAATAAGGAAGCTTTAGTAAAAGGTTTTTTGGACAGAGAAAAAGAAGGATCTACAGGGTTTGAAGATGGCTTTGCAATTCCACATGCTCGAATTATGGAGATTAAAAAATCGGCTGTTTTTGTTGTCCGTCTCAAATCACCAATAGATTGGAATTCATTGGATGGCAAGCCAACAAAAATTGCAATTGCCTTAATGATTCCTGAAGGGCCTTCTGGTGAGGAACATTTGACAATTTTGAGCAGTATTGCAATGAAATTATTGAACACAGATTTTAAAAGAAAAATTTTGTCAACAAATTCGAATAAGGAAGTCTTAGAATTACTTCAACAAGTAGAGACTAAAGAAAATATTGCATCAAATGATAAAAAAACTTCTAACGATGGTTTAAAAATTGTTGCAATTACAGCGTGTATTACTGGAATAGCTCATACATATATGGCTGAAGAAAAACTTTTATCCGAAGTTCCAAAAATGGGTCATTCTATAAGAATTGAAACTCAGGGTTCTAAGGGTGTAGGAACTCCCTTAAAACCCCAAGAAATTGCTGATGCTGATTTAGTAATCTTTGCAACAGATACATCAGTTGACAAAACTCGTTTTGCTGGAAAAAAAGTTTATCAAACAAAAGTTGCTAAAGCAATGAAAGACCCACAGGGGACTGTTAAATTGGCCATTGCTGAGGCAACACTTCAAAAAGGAGAAAATCCTTCGTTTCAAACTAAAAATCGCGTAAGTGGTGAAAAAGAAGGAGTAATGCAACATATCATGGCCGGAATTTCTTATATGATTCCAATTATAGTTCTGGGTGGAATATGTTTAGCATTTTCAATTGGATTAGCTAAGGCTATTTGAGGACCAGAAGCAGGAACTGCTGGACCCAATGATCAATATAAATGAGGAATTCTAAATGTCATGAATCTGGTTGGTTCAGCCGCATTTGCTATGATGATTCCGATACTTGGTGGATTTATTGCTAATTCAATAGCTGGTAGAGCAGCCATTGTCCCCGCAATGGTTGGAGCGTTCTTAGGTAATAATCCCGACAATTTCATGCCAATGCCAGGAATGGATGCTGTTGCAACTCCAGCCGGTTTTTTAGGAGCGATCGCTGCAGGTTTACTAGCGGGATACACAGTTAAATGAATTAATACATGAAATGTTCCAAAAACATTACAAGCAGCAATGCCTATATTCTTTATTCCAATTGTTGTTGGATTAGGAATAGGACTACTATTTATTTATGTTATTGGAGGACCAATTGGATATGTAATGGATCAAATTTCAATTGGATTCAAAAATGCTTATAATTCAGAATTAGGTGTTTGAGCTGGACTAGGGTTAGGAATGGCTCTTGGTGCTATGGCTGGTTTTGATATGGGGGGGCCGATTAATAAAATTGCCTTTGTGACAGGATCAGCTTTAGTAACGGCCAAAATTTACGAACCAATGGGAGCGATTGCTGCTGCAATTCCTGTTGCACCATTGGGTATGGGATTGACTACAATAATTGTTCCAAAATTTTTCGATAAAGATACGCGAAATTTAGGTGTTGCAGCAATCATTATGGGATGCATCGGAATTTCTGAAGGAGCAATTCCTTTTGCAATTAGAGATCCTAAGCGTGCCGTTGTTTCAAATGTTTTGGGCTCAGCAGTGGCTGGAGGAATTGCTGGTGCATTGATGGTAACTAATGCTGCTGCACATGGGGGGCCAATTGTGGCAATTCTGGGAGCAGTTCCCTATGGAGTTGAAACACTCTACTTCTTTATAGCAATTGCTGCAGGAGTTGCAACAACAGCATCTGTTTATTCATTCTGGTTATTAACAGATGCAGGAAAACCAGGATCTGTTAAGGAAACTCATGTTGCCTACTTATTAAGTTTAAACTCAGAAAAAAAAGTGGCACTTGCTGATATTAATGAAAAAATAAAAACAGCAAAAGTAACTGCCAAATTTGCAGTTAAAGATGCTAAAATGAAAAATGAAAATGCCGATGCTATTCTTTTTTCTTTAAGTAAAACTTTAAAAGTTTTAGTTGATAAAAAAGCTATGATCATCGAAAAATACAAAAGTGATGTTGAAAAAGCAAAAATGGCTTACAAGGAAATATCAAAATTAGAAAGTGAATTTGTTAAAACTAAAAATGAACAAGTTAAAAAGTTTGTCGCGCAAAACACTGAAGATTATCAAACAAAACTTTCAAAGATTAACTCTGACTTTAAAAATAACAAGTTTGCAACGAACAAAATGCAAGTTCATCAAAACAAAAGCAATTTGCTTGAAGCAAAACAAGAGCTTAAAGAGCAAAAACAAAGCAGTTTTATACAATATCAAACTAATTTGCGTAAGCAGTTTGTTGAAAAATATTATCAGTCTGCAAAATAA
- a CDS encoding MurR/RpiR family transcriptional regulator, whose translation MYLEKIYKYSKEQNNANSDISKAIIEEIVTNKIFDLSVSELAKKSQCSQPTVSRYIKNVLEAESYRTLVLQLNKEVISYFENNFNKNNYFENNQTILNDIKTTLACLIQIDVEKAAKLIVNAEKINVSSIGGNMALKHEIEHKLSQIGKYVMIGPDWHQQLINLNFMQKNDVVIAVSYSGDKFEMNKVIEKANEKGVKVISLTGPYESNLKKNSTFAFEIHSKDAKYRSFSFTSRLCAFAIWEVIFKNILALDIVTSDVIEAWKWEQH comes from the coding sequence ATGTACTTAGAAAAAATTTATAAATATAGTAAAGAACAAAACAATGCTAATTCTGATATTTCAAAAGCAATAATTGAAGAAATAGTTACTAACAAAATTTTTGATCTTAGTGTTTCTGAGTTGGCAAAAAAAAGTCAATGCAGTCAACCAACTGTTTCACGATACATTAAAAATGTTTTGGAAGCTGAATCATATCGAACTTTGGTATTACAGTTAAATAAGGAAGTTATTTCTTATTTTGAGAATAATTTCAACAAGAATAATTACTTTGAAAATAACCAAACAATTTTAAATGATATTAAAACAACATTGGCATGTCTGATTCAAATAGATGTAGAAAAGGCAGCAAAACTGATTGTCAATGCAGAAAAAATTAATGTATCTTCAATTGGCGGAAACATGGCTCTGAAACATGAAATTGAACATAAACTTTCACAAATAGGTAAGTATGTAATGATTGGACCCGATTGGCATCAACAATTGATTAATCTTAATTTCATGCAAAAAAATGATGTTGTTATTGCAGTTTCTTATTCGGGAGACAAATTTGAAATGAATAAAGTAATTGAAAAAGCTAATGAAAAGGGAGTCAAAGTTATTTCATTGACAGGGCCATATGAATCCAATTTGAAAAAAAATTCCACTTTTGCTTTTGAAATTCACTCAAAGGATGCCAAATATAGATCATTTTCGTTTACTTCACGATTGTGTGCTTTTGCTATTTGAGAAGTAATTTTTAAAAATATTTTGGCCTTGGATATTGTGACATCAGATGTAATTGAGGCCTGAAAGTGAGAGCAACATTAA
- the rplT gene encoding 50S ribosomal protein L20: MARVKFGKVTRARRKRWIKRAKGYYGTKKSSYKKAHEQVVRSMAYAFIGRKQKKRDFRQLWIVRINAAVRPYGLSYSRFMNGLKLANIDINRKMLSELAIHNPEDFEKIVKEVQNKLK, from the coding sequence ATGGCAAGAGTTAAATTTGGAAAAGTAACTAGAGCAAGAAGAAAACGTTGAATTAAGCGTGCTAAAGGATACTACGGAACTAAAAAATCTTCATATAAAAAAGCCCATGAACAAGTTGTTCGTTCTATGGCTTATGCTTTTATCGGGCGTAAACAAAAGAAACGTGATTTCAGACAACTATGAATCGTTCGTATTAATGCAGCTGTTAGACCTTATGGTTTATCATACTCAAGATTTATGAATGGGTTGAAACTAGCTAATATTGACATCAATAGAAAAATGCTATCAGAATTGGCAATTCACAATCCTGAAGACTTTGAAAAAATCGTAAAAGAAGTTCAAAATAAATTGAAATAA
- the rpmI gene encoding 50S ribosomal protein L35, which produces MPKMKTKKALAKRVRVSANGNLKRGKAYRSHRATGKTTKQKRHLEKMTIVHKTDMKRLKGLLQK; this is translated from the coding sequence ATGCCAAAAATGAAAACAAAAAAAGCTTTAGCAAAACGTGTTCGTGTTTCTGCTAACGGAAACCTTAAAAGAGGGAAAGCCTACAGATCACACCGTGCTACAGGTAAAACAACAAAGCAAAAGCGTCATTTAGAAAAAATGACAATCGTTCATAAAACAGATATGAAACGTTTAAAAGGTTTATTGCAAAAATAG
- the infC gene encoding translation initiation factor IF-3 produces MDQRNRNSKPVKNQDPINGFIKAREIFVIDENGDKRGVMSKRDAIALAESQDLDLLQVGTQPDGTAIAKIVNYGKYKYEQQKKLKEVKKNSSKTENKEIRLTVNIGQHDLETKARKAKEFLLDGDRVKISLKFKGREIAYMDLGEETLKKFFALIEDIAKIEKEPKLTSRFLDMYVVPKKN; encoded by the coding sequence ATGGATCAAAGAAATAGAAATTCCAAACCAGTTAAAAATCAAGATCCGATCAATGGATTTATTAAAGCTAGAGAAATCTTTGTTATTGATGAAAATGGAGACAAACGTGGAGTAATGTCTAAAAGAGACGCAATTGCATTAGCTGAGTCTCAAGATTTAGATTTGCTACAAGTGGGGACTCAACCAGACGGCACAGCAATTGCTAAAATTGTTAACTATGGTAAGTATAAATACGAACAACAAAAAAAACTAAAAGAAGTTAAAAAAAATTCATCAAAAACTGAAAACAAAGAAATCCGCTTAACAGTTAATATCGGACAACATGATTTAGAAACTAAGGCTCGAAAAGCTAAAGAATTTTTATTAGATGGTGATCGTGTAAAAATATCTTTGAAATTTAAAGGAAGAGAAATTGCTTACATGGATCTTGGAGAAGAGACTTTAAAAAAATTCTTTGCATTAATTGAAGACATTGCAAAAATTGAAAAAGAACCCAAATTGACATCAAGATTCTTAGACATGTATGTTGTGCCTAAGAAAAATTAG
- a CDS encoding PTS transporter subunit EIIC, translating to MISKILQKQRLFKTQETKIKKTSGLTTKSNNSNKWSKILSNLQELGKALQFPIAVLPFAALLNRFGALGIAYTTTADGKIINEAGYWISFIIQKPGAVVFDNLALLFAIGLAFGLAKDHRGEVALVGAIFFFTITALTSVAGSLPDMIYGKVLTFTDENGKQYSSLIYVKNYAEDGTTIKGASYVLNIGVLGGIVSGCFSAYLYNKYKEIKLPTALSFFGGRRFVPMIGLVVAIPTAFAFAIIWPWIQYALMLFGTSVANPKNPAVAIPGTAIYAGLNRLLLPFGLHQILNTFFLFQLPINGSIVDPITGTINAGTQWVNGDINAFAKGIQGSGLFQGGFFPIMMGGVPAIAIAMIFAAKPENRKEVSGFLGGVALVSIISGITEPIEFSFVFMSPILLVIHVLLSFIFVAISTAMQIQIGFGFSAGLIDYLASFAQSWGFANEGGNMTVSANPLWTLLLTSVAGGTWFVSFYFLIKWLNIETPGRENIIVDNKETNSKKNINQFTGNKYEIMAENIISAIGENNIVLIDNCATRLRLKLKDNSKINESEIKKSGAFGIKRFGNETLQIVVGSDVEHVANAMKKRTHR from the coding sequence ATGATCTCAAAAATACTACAAAAACAAAGATTATTTAAAACCCAAGAAACAAAAATAAAAAAAACTTCGGGTTTAACAACAAAAAGTAACAATTCTAATAAATGATCTAAGATATTGTCAAATTTACAAGAATTAGGTAAAGCCCTACAATTTCCAATTGCAGTTTTACCTTTTGCAGCATTATTAAATCGTTTTGGTGCACTTGGGATTGCTTATACAACAACTGCTGATGGAAAAATTATCAATGAAGCTGGATATTGAATCTCATTTATTATTCAAAAACCTGGAGCAGTTGTTTTTGATAATTTAGCCTTACTATTTGCAATTGGATTAGCGTTTGGTTTGGCAAAAGACCATCGTGGTGAAGTTGCTTTAGTTGGAGCAATATTCTTTTTTACAATTACGGCATTAACTTCTGTAGCTGGTTCTCTCCCAGATATGATCTATGGAAAAGTTTTAACCTTTACAGATGAAAATGGAAAGCAATATTCATCACTTATCTATGTCAAAAATTATGCAGAAGACGGAACCACAATTAAAGGAGCTTCTTATGTTCTAAATATTGGGGTTTTAGGTGGAATTGTTTCAGGTTGTTTTTCAGCTTATTTATATAATAAATATAAAGAAATTAAATTGCCAACTGCATTATCATTTTTTGGAGGACGTAGGTTTGTTCCAATGATTGGTTTAGTAGTTGCAATTCCAACTGCTTTTGCTTTTGCAATTATTTGACCCTGAATTCAGTATGCTTTAATGTTATTTGGAACAAGCGTTGCTAATCCTAAAAACCCTGCAGTCGCAATTCCCGGAACTGCTATTTATGCAGGATTGAATCGTTTACTATTACCATTCGGTTTACATCAAATTTTAAATACATTTTTCTTATTTCAGTTACCAATTAATGGTTCAATTGTTGATCCAATAACTGGAACAATCAATGCTGGAACTCAATGAGTAAATGGAGATATTAATGCTTTTGCAAAAGGAATTCAAGGATCAGGATTATTTCAAGGGGGATTTTTTCCAATTATGATGGGTGGTGTTCCTGCAATTGCAATTGCAATGATTTTTGCTGCCAAACCAGAAAATAGAAAAGAGGTATCAGGATTTTTAGGTGGAGTGGCACTAGTTTCAATAATTTCAGGAATTACTGAACCAATTGAATTTTCATTTGTATTTATGTCACCAATTTTATTAGTTATTCATGTTTTATTGTCATTTATCTTTGTAGCAATTTCAACTGCTATGCAAATTCAAATTGGATTTGGATTTAGCGCGGGTCTAATAGATTACTTGGCTTCATTTGCTCAGTCTTGAGGATTTGCTAATGAAGGTGGAAACATGACAGTTTCTGCTAATCCACTATGAACATTGTTATTAACAAGTGTTGCTGGTGGAACATGATTTGTGTCATTCTACTTTTTAATCAAATGACTAAATATTGAAACACCAGGTAGAGAAAATATTATAGTCGATAATAAAGAAACAAATTCAAAAAAAAATATAAATCAATTTACAGGAAACAAATATGAAATTATGGCTGAAAACATCATTAGCGCTATTGGCGAAAATAATATTGTTTTAATTGATAACTGTGCAACTCGTTTGCGTTTAAAATTAAAAGATAATAGCAAAATTAATGAATCCGAAATTAAAAAATCTGGAGCATTTGGAATAAAACGTTTCGGAAATGAGACTTTGCAAATTGTTGTTGGAAGTGATGTAGAGCATGTCGCTAATGCAATGAAAAAACGAACTCATAGATAG
- a CDS encoding PTS sugar transporter subunit IIA, with the protein MGLFSKKKKEIEIFAPVDGEIISLDLVEDEVFQERMMGDGFAVIPANGVFVAPIEGELVTVFPTKHAYGIKNAAGIELLIHIGLDTVTLEGKGFNSKVEQGQKVKVGDELVKVNLKEVAAAVPSIKTPVVFTNTNGKTIEVVKFGKVKKGDLVAILKK; encoded by the coding sequence ATGGGGCTATTTAGCAAAAAGAAAAAAGAAATCGAAATTTTTGCTCCAGTTGATGGAGAAATCATTAGTTTAGATTTAGTAGAAGATGAAGTATTTCAAGAAAGAATGATGGGTGACGGATTTGCTGTAATTCCTGCAAATGGTGTTTTTGTAGCACCAATCGAAGGAGAACTAGTAACTGTGTTTCCAACAAAGCATGCTTATGGTATTAAAAATGCTGCTGGAATTGAATTATTAATTCATATTGGTTTAGATACTGTTACTTTAGAAGGAAAAGGATTTAATTCAAAAGTTGAACAAGGTCAAAAAGTTAAAGTTGGAGATGAACTTGTTAAAGTTAACTTAAAAGAAGTTGCTGCTGCAGTTCCATCAATTAAAACACCTGTTGTTTTTACAAACACAAATGGAAAAACTATTGAAGTTGTTAAATTTGGAAAAGTAAAAAAAGGGGACTTAGTAGCTATTTTAAAAAAATAG
- the ptsP gene encoding phosphoenolpyruvate--protein phosphotransferase yields the protein MSKKMRGIGASEGVAVAKALVLKEEQIIIKKHAISDVEAEITKLDNAIVKAVADLNGLKESTLVKLGEEKAAIFEAHKDIAADPAIKEEIETMIKKDHVNAEFAAQTITNNYYEMFAAMEDHYFQERSADIKDVASRIIKHIMGIKIVDLSTISEEVILVAEDLTPSQTAQLDKKFVKGFATNVGGRTSHAAIMARSLEIPAVLALKTITEDVKDGEVFALNGATGEIVLDLSAENIKEYESLAKEFANMKAELSKFKELPSLTKDGAEKLIEANIGSPLDVESVLENGGEGIGLFRSEFLYMDNDHFPTEDEQFESYKKVIDAMNGKLVVIRTLDIGGDKKLSYFEFPHEMNPFLGYRAIRFTLDRKDIFRDQIRALLRASAFGELGIMFPMIATIDEFKNAKAFVEECKAELDKEKIAYDKNVQVGMMVEIPAAAISADKFSKYADFFSIGTNDLIQYSMAADRMSENVTYLYQPTNPSILRLIKMTIEGAHKNNRWVGMCGEMAGDIQALPLLLGMGLDAFSMSATSMLRARSLMSKIEIKEAEELANKALDLETSEEVLALVDEFLAAK from the coding sequence ATGAGTAAAAAAATGAGAGGTATTGGTGCTAGTGAAGGCGTAGCCGTAGCTAAAGCGTTAGTATTAAAAGAAGAACAAATTATTATTAAAAAGCATGCAATTTCAGATGTTGAAGCTGAAATTACTAAATTGGATAATGCTATTGTTAAAGCAGTAGCCGATCTGAATGGTTTGAAGGAATCAACTTTAGTTAAACTTGGAGAAGAAAAGGCTGCAATTTTCGAAGCACATAAAGATATTGCAGCTGATCCAGCAATTAAAGAAGAAATTGAAACTATGATTAAAAAGGATCATGTTAATGCAGAATTTGCTGCACAAACTATCACAAACAACTATTATGAAATGTTTGCAGCAATGGAGGATCATTATTTTCAAGAACGTTCTGCAGATATTAAAGACGTTGCGTCAAGAATTATTAAGCATATTATGGGAATTAAAATTGTCGATTTGTCAACAATTTCTGAAGAAGTAATTTTAGTAGCTGAAGATTTAACACCTTCACAAACTGCACAATTAGATAAAAAATTTGTCAAGGGATTTGCAACTAATGTTGGTGGCAGAACATCACACGCTGCTATTATGGCAAGAAGCTTAGAAATTCCAGCAGTATTGGCTTTAAAAACAATTACTGAAGATGTTAAAGATGGTGAAGTTTTTGCTTTGAACGGGGCAACTGGAGAAATCGTGTTAGATTTATCTGCAGAGAATATTAAAGAATATGAATCATTGGCTAAAGAGTTTGCAAATATGAAAGCAGAGTTGTCTAAATTTAAGGAATTGCCTTCTTTAACAAAAGATGGTGCTGAAAAATTAATTGAAGCTAATATTGGTTCTCCATTGGATGTTGAATCTGTACTTGAAAATGGTGGAGAAGGAATTGGGTTATTCCGTTCAGAGTTTTTATATATGGATAATGATCATTTTCCAACAGAAGATGAACAATTTGAGTCATACAAAAAAGTTATTGATGCCATGAACGGTAAGTTAGTAGTTATTCGTACACTAGATATTGGTGGAGACAAAAAATTATCATATTTTGAATTTCCTCATGAAATGAATCCATTTTTAGGTTACCGAGCAATAAGATTTACTTTAGACCGTAAGGATATTTTTAGAGATCAGATTCGTGCTTTGTTAAGAGCTTCAGCATTTGGAGAGTTAGGAATTATGTTTCCAATGATTGCGACAATTGATGAATTTAAAAATGCTAAAGCATTTGTAGAAGAATGTAAAGCTGAATTAGATAAAGAAAAAATTGCTTATGATAAAAATGTTCAAGTTGGAATGATGGTAGAAATCCCAGCAGCAGCAATTAGTGCTGACAAATTCTCAAAATACGCAGATTTCTTTTCAATTGGAACAAATGATTTAATTCAATATTCAATGGCAGCAGACCGAATGAGTGAAAATGTTACATATTTATATCAACCAACAAATCCATCAATTTTACGTTTAATTAAAATGACAATTGAAGGAGCCCACAAAAATAACCGATGAGTTGGAATGTGTGGAGAAATGGCTGGAGATATTCAAGCTTTACCGTTGCTATTAGGAATGGGATTGGACGCATTTTCAATGAGTGCAACATCAATGTTGCGTGCGCGTTCATTAATGAGTAAAATTGAAATAAAAGAGGCTGAGGAATTGGCTAATAAGGCGTTAGATTTGGAAACAAGCGAAGAAGTTCTTGCTTTAGTTGATGAATTTTTAGCAGCAAAATAA